Proteins found in one Coffea eugenioides isolate CCC68of chromosome 5, Ceug_1.0, whole genome shotgun sequence genomic segment:
- the LOC113771826 gene encoding zinc finger MYM-type protein 1-like, with protein sequence MAIVLRFVDKQSCIRERFFDIVHVHETNSLTLKKEICDVLFCHNLSVQNIRGQGYDGANNMRGEWNGLQALFIQECSYAYYIHCFAHQLQLTLVATSQEVIPVEQFFTYLSLLINLISSFCKRMDQLRVARAARIAALIAIDELETDRGQNQIGTLKRLGTTRWGSHFSSICSLFTEYEDICSVLIDVINYGNTSTQRSEADRVYNFMTSFDFVLVMHMMRDILGFAQVLSQDLQCKSQDILNVLKLISVTKNRLQSYRDNAWNELFTNVKTFHEI encoded by the coding sequence ATGGCTATTGTTCTTAGATTTGTGGACAAGCAAAGCTGTATTCGAGAGAGATTTTTTGACATTGTTCATGTGCACGAAACCAATTCCTTAACTTTGAAGAAGGAGATATGTGATGTCCTTTTTTGCCATAATCTTAGTGTGCAAAACATTCGTGGCCAAGGATATGATGGAGCTAATAACATGCGTGGAGAATGGAATGGACTGCAAGCATTATTTATTCAGGAGTGCTCCTATGCATATTATATTCACTGTTTTGCTCATCAACTGCAATTAACATTGGTAGCAACATCTCAAGAGGTAATTCCTGTGGAACAATTCTTTACATACTTATCTCTTCTTATAAATTTAATTTCGTCTTTTTGCAAACGTATGGACCAACTTAGAGTTGCTAGAGCTGCTAGAATTGCTGCATTGATTGCTATTGATGAACTTGAGACTGATAGGGGTCAGAATCAGATTGGTACCTTAAAACGGCTAGGAACTACAAGATGGGGGTCTCATTTTAGTTCTATCTGTAGCTTATTCACAGAATATGAAGACATTTGCTCTGTCCTAATTGATGTTATCAATTATGGAAATACATCAACTCAAAGAAGTGAAGCTGACAGAGTTTATAATTTCATGACATCCTTTGATTTTGTTCTTGTTATGCATATGATGAGGGACATTTTAGGATTTGCACAAGTACTTTCTCAAGATTTACAATGCAAATCTCAAGATATTTTGAATGTCCTTAAATTGATTTCAGTAACAAAGAATCGACTTCAAAGTTACAGAGATAATGCATGGAATGAATTGTTCACCAATGTAAAGACATTTCACGAAATATAG